CATCCACGCTTTTCTTGGGTTTGCGTAATATATCATCCGCGCCGGCATATCCCAGGGAAATAAGGCTTATAACAATCAAGTCATCGGGGATCCCAAGAATTTTTTTAATGTCCCCGCAATATCCCTTTTTATGCCCCGCGACCCAGCAGGAAGCAACCCCAAAACTTTCAGCCGTTAAAATTATATTTTCCGTGGCGGCCGAGCCGTCTTCAAGAAAATACTTTGTGTCCTTACAGCAAACAATAATACAGGCGCCCGCACCTTTAATAAATTTACCATGATCCGTAGCTTCCGCAACCTTTTCAAGCAGTTCACTCTTTGTTACCACAACAAATTCCCACGGCTGTTCATTACGCGCTGTTGGCGCAAGTCTCCCTGCGTCAATCATCTCCTTCAAAATTTCTTTTGGAACAGGTTTATCAAGGTATTTCCTGACGGAATGGCGCTTTTTTATGGTTTCGACAATCTGGTTCATAACA
Above is a window of bacterium DNA encoding:
- a CDS encoding nitroreductase family protein, which encodes MNQIVETIKKRHSVRKYLDKPVPKEILKEMIDAGRLAPTARNEQPWEFVVVTKSELLEKVAEATDHGKFIKGAGACIIVCCKDTKYFLEDGSAATENIILTAESFGVASCWVAGHKKGYCGDIKKILGIPDDLIVISLISLGYAGADDILRKPKKSVDEVIHWEKF